A genomic region of Polyangiaceae bacterium contains the following coding sequences:
- the infB gene encoding translation initiation factor IF-2 → MSKVRVYEVAKQLNMDQKALVALFQSMGIGDVKNYMSTVETDAVERVKRHLERQQKGPEVVEERIRPTVVKRRARGADAEQPVGRAESAEPVRAPVPPARSSSVSAAPVPAARSSSPTAAPVPAARSSSPAAAPAPVVSAPVAPPKPVVVAAPPEAAAQEQPKPQAAPTPPAAVPVEPVHEQVREAAPPPQAAPIVETAQPKVPEQPSQPAAAEVAAPPPAREPEAIVSAPKPQEVAPMPAPSAPAAAAAPAEEPVAKPSPTPVPAAATPTPPPPAAAEPSPPALAAQPAAAVEASKVVASEPPPPAEVPVPAPRLAQPPPPPSKPVEQRGPHAKQGGDHQKRTDVHTRPASHDASKGGASGAARPGQQQGGRPAAAAQGKPGGAPGTPASRQQTGGGASARPAQQAASSPSSAPPPRKPSDTPSTIPPRSTSAPKTGIDVWQGRPGVPMPAAQQRTGAPRRTTYDPRAQAAQARPGAGGFGQTARPAQGGAQRGPGGQQRGGASGPGGFRQRPGSAPMMQRRGPAQVSTQEMASHKKVIKIEEQVSLQQLAAKMSVKATDVLMKLLSMGMTGVNINSTLDADTAKIIASEFGWSVEDVAVSETQTLEDATRIEAATDMDFVTRPPIVTVMGHVDHGKTSLLDRIRKASVAEGEAGGITQHIGAYRVETPRGTIAFLDTPGHEAFTAMRARGASLTDIVVLVVAADDGVMPQTREAIAHAQAAKVPIIVAVNKIDKPGADPEKIKRDLANLGLQPEEWGGDTMFVHVSAKAGTNIDQLLESIILQSEILELKAYPKRRASGTVIEALLDRGRGPVARVMIQDGHLRTGDIIIAGGAWGKVRAMTDELGRSVGQAGPATPVEVLGLAEVPSAGDPVHAVKDAKTAEEIAEGRRKKASKSLIPQSSAVSLEALKERLAESDQFELKLIVKGDVQGSVEAITHALSKLTTQKVKVTIVHAGVGGITEGDVNLAVASKAIIVGFNVRPAGKAAAHAESENIEIRLYNIIYNAIDDIRSAMEGLLPATKIEKLLGRAEVRQVFRIAKSGTVAGCMVISGMLKRTAEARLIRDSVVVWTGKLSGLRRFKDDAKEVAEGFECGISLENFQDIKENDIVESFEIEEIKTKLN, encoded by the coding sequence ATGAGCAAAGTCCGGGTGTACGAAGTCGCTAAACAGCTCAACATGGATCAGAAGGCGCTGGTTGCGCTCTTCCAGTCCATGGGTATCGGCGATGTGAAGAATTACATGAGCACCGTCGAAACGGATGCCGTCGAGCGCGTCAAGCGTCACCTCGAGCGACAACAGAAGGGCCCCGAGGTGGTTGAAGAGAGGATTCGCCCAACGGTCGTCAAGCGTCGTGCGCGTGGCGCCGATGCAGAGCAACCCGTGGGTCGCGCGGAGAGCGCTGAGCCTGTGCGAGCGCCCGTGCCGCCGGCTCGGTCGTCATCGGTATCGGCTGCGCCGGTTCCCGCTGCACGCTCGTCCTCGCCGACTGCCGCTCCGGTTCCTGCTGCACGTTCGTCTTCGCCTGCTGCTGCGCCTGCTCCTGTCGTTTCCGCGCCTGTCGCTCCTCCGAAGCCGGTTGTCGTGGCTGCTCCGCCCGAGGCGGCTGCTCAGGAGCAACCGAAGCCGCAAGCTGCGCCGACGCCTCCCGCGGCGGTGCCTGTCGAGCCGGTACACGAGCAAGTGCGCGAAGCGGCTCCACCGCCGCAAGCTGCGCCGATTGTCGAGACCGCTCAGCCCAAGGTGCCCGAGCAACCTTCGCAGCCTGCTGCGGCTGAGGTTGCTGCTCCGCCGCCGGCGCGCGAGCCCGAGGCGATCGTCTCGGCGCCCAAACCGCAAGAGGTTGCGCCGATGCCGGCTCCTTCGGCCCCAGCCGCGGCGGCTGCGCCTGCCGAGGAGCCTGTGGCAAAGCCATCTCCGACGCCGGTTCCCGCTGCGGCTACGCCAACGCCTCCGCCGCCAGCCGCGGCCGAGCCATCGCCGCCGGCGCTCGCTGCTCAGCCGGCTGCTGCGGTCGAAGCGTCCAAGGTCGTTGCGTCCGAGCCTCCGCCTCCGGCCGAGGTGCCCGTGCCGGCACCGCGGTTGGCCCAGCCGCCTCCGCCGCCGTCGAAGCCCGTGGAACAGCGCGGGCCGCATGCGAAGCAGGGCGGCGACCATCAAAAGCGCACGGATGTGCACACGCGACCGGCAAGCCATGATGCGTCCAAGGGAGGCGCTTCTGGAGCAGCGCGCCCAGGTCAGCAACAAGGCGGGCGCCCCGCTGCGGCGGCGCAGGGCAAACCTGGTGGTGCGCCGGGCACGCCTGCGTCACGCCAGCAGACGGGCGGCGGCGCGTCGGCTCGACCTGCGCAGCAAGCGGCTTCGTCACCGTCATCTGCCCCGCCTCCGCGCAAACCGTCGGATACGCCGTCGACGATTCCACCGCGATCCACGTCGGCGCCGAAGACCGGCATCGATGTTTGGCAAGGACGCCCAGGCGTACCCATGCCCGCTGCACAACAGCGGACGGGCGCACCGCGCCGAACGACGTACGACCCGCGCGCACAAGCCGCGCAGGCGCGTCCGGGAGCCGGCGGGTTCGGACAAACCGCACGTCCCGCTCAAGGCGGTGCGCAGCGAGGTCCGGGTGGACAGCAGCGAGGTGGTGCATCGGGGCCCGGTGGATTCCGCCAGCGCCCTGGTTCGGCACCGATGATGCAGCGTCGCGGTCCTGCACAGGTCTCCACGCAAGAGATGGCCTCGCACAAGAAGGTTATCAAAATCGAGGAGCAGGTCTCCTTGCAGCAGCTCGCCGCCAAGATGAGCGTCAAGGCCACCGACGTGCTGATGAAGCTGCTCAGCATGGGCATGACGGGCGTGAACATCAACTCGACGCTCGATGCCGACACCGCGAAGATCATCGCGAGCGAGTTTGGTTGGAGCGTCGAAGACGTGGCCGTCAGCGAGACGCAAACGCTCGAAGACGCGACGCGCATCGAAGCTGCGACCGACATGGACTTCGTGACACGTCCGCCGATCGTCACGGTCATGGGCCACGTCGACCATGGCAAGACGTCGCTGCTCGACCGCATTCGCAAGGCGAGCGTTGCAGAGGGCGAAGCGGGTGGCATCACGCAGCACATCGGCGCGTATCGCGTCGAAACGCCGCGCGGCACCATCGCGTTCCTCGATACGCCTGGTCACGAGGCATTCACGGCCATGCGTGCTCGCGGTGCATCGCTCACCGACATCGTCGTGCTCGTCGTCGCTGCCGATGACGGCGTCATGCCGCAGACGCGCGAAGCCATTGCGCACGCACAAGCGGCGAAAGTGCCGATCATCGTGGCCGTCAACAAGATCGACAAACCCGGAGCGGACCCCGAGAAAATCAAGCGCGACCTCGCGAACCTCGGGCTGCAACCGGAAGAGTGGGGCGGTGACACGATGTTCGTTCACGTGTCGGCCAAAGCAGGCACGAACATCGATCAGCTCCTCGAATCGATCATTCTCCAGTCCGAAATCCTCGAGCTCAAGGCGTACCCGAAGCGCCGAGCGAGCGGCACGGTCATCGAAGCACTCCTCGATCGCGGTCGCGGCCCCGTTGCTCGCGTCATGATCCAGGACGGTCATCTCCGCACGGGCGACATCATCATCGCCGGTGGTGCTTGGGGTAAGGTCCGTGCGATGACCGATGAGCTTGGTCGCTCCGTCGGGCAAGCAGGTCCCGCCACCCCCGTCGAAGTGCTCGGCTTGGCCGAAGTACCAAGCGCTGGCGATCCCGTGCATGCCGTCAAGGACGCGAAGACCGCCGAAGAGATCGCCGAAGGCCGCAGGAAGAAGGCATCTAAGTCCCTCATCCCGCAAAGCTCGGCAGTTTCACTCGAGGCGCTCAAGGAACGACTCGCGGAAAGCGATCAGTTCGAGCTGAAGCTCATCGTGAAGGGTGACGTGCAGGGGTCTGTCGAAGCCATCACGCATGCGCTGTCGAAACTCACGACCCAAAAGGTCAAGGTCACCATCGTTCACGCGGGCGTCGGTGGCATCACGGAAGGCGACGTCAATCTCGCCGTCGCGTCCAAGGCGATCATCGTTGGTTTCAACGTTCGTCCTGCCGGCAAAGCAGCCGCGCACGCCGAATCCGAAAACATCGAAATTCGCCTCTACAACATCATCTACAACGCCATCGACGACATCCGCTCGGCGATGGAGGGCCTCTTGCCCGCAACCAAGATCGAAAAGCTCCTTGGTCGTGCGGAGGTCAGGCAGGTCTTCCGTATCGCCAAGAGCGGCACGGTGGCCGGATGCATGGTCATCAGCGGCATGCTGAAGCGCACCGCAGAAGCTCGCCTCATTCGCGACAGCGTCGTCGTTTGGACGGGCAAACTCTCCGGTCTGCGACGCTTCAAGGACGACGCAAAGGAAGTCGCCGAAGGATTCGAGTGCGGCATTTCGCTCGAGAACTTCCAGGACATCAAGGAAAACGACATCGTCGAGTCGTTCGAGATCGAAGAGATCAAGACGAAACTCAACTGA
- a CDS encoding DUF448 domain-containing protein, whose product MQHEQATQVGARQPTTSRVRTCVGCGERVELQRSDAAAVTLVRLVLGPGGEVAVDASSGGFGRGVHVHPRPQCVERAALRGIARAAKAKVALVWQDEPAMSEADASLSGSTKSGLVPLEPASLARAIIRSLERRAHGLLLAAARAHKVALGADAVTGAVERGDAALVIVATDAAAAAELSAVRRAVADGRGVAWGSKQILAASCSSAASSKRIEGLGVVAMLDDRIAAAFRAAAHAAAALSSLSSGTTKRVSGVHIRRQKAGDADVGDGVVDAANESELSILERGA is encoded by the coding sequence ATGCAGCACGAACAAGCGACGCAGGTGGGCGCTCGTCAACCGACGACGTCCCGAGTGCGTACGTGTGTTGGCTGCGGCGAGCGTGTCGAGCTTCAGCGATCGGACGCTGCAGCCGTGACGCTCGTTCGTCTCGTTCTCGGTCCTGGTGGCGAGGTGGCGGTCGATGCGAGCTCGGGTGGATTTGGACGCGGTGTGCACGTTCATCCGAGGCCGCAATGCGTGGAACGTGCCGCGCTTCGCGGCATTGCTCGTGCGGCCAAAGCGAAGGTCGCACTGGTTTGGCAAGACGAACCTGCCATGTCCGAGGCAGACGCTAGTTTGTCCGGGTCTACCAAATCTGGTCTCGTTCCGCTCGAACCAGCGTCGCTTGCACGGGCGATCATCCGGTCGCTCGAACGTCGAGCGCACGGGCTCCTTCTCGCAGCGGCTCGCGCGCACAAGGTTGCGCTCGGTGCGGATGCGGTGACGGGGGCGGTCGAACGCGGTGACGCGGCGCTCGTCATCGTGGCGACGGATGCGGCAGCGGCGGCCGAATTGTCTGCGGTTCGTCGCGCCGTCGCCGACGGGCGCGGGGTTGCATGGGGCAGCAAGCAAATCCTCGCCGCATCGTGTTCTTCCGCGGCTTCCTCGAAACGAATCGAGGGGCTCGGGGTGGTTGCGATGCTCGATGATCGAATCGCTGCGGCGTTTCGCGCGGCAGCCCATGCGGCTGCAGCACTTTCAAGTTTGTCTTCGGGAACTACGAAGCGGGTTTCTGGCGTGCACATTCGCCGCCAGAAAGCAGGCGATGCTGACGTGGGCGACGGCGTCGTCGATGCGGCGAATGAATCGGAATTGTCGATACTGGAGCGAGGTGCATGA
- the nusA gene encoding transcription termination/antitermination protein NusA: MATMGASPAGDMSLGTILDQVAKEKGIDRKILVETIEAAILKAGQSVFGPTRELEARFNEETGQVDLFQYMTVVEEVVEPEREISLADVEKHKLDATLGEELGFQVFWRPEDTDKAREQDREFSDILKLKQGRTTFGRIAAQTAKQVLLQRVRDAERDLIFNEYKDRKGELIRGIVRRFEKGNNIIVDIGKTEGILPFREQTPRETYRPGDRIVAYVKDIDREARGPQVILSRADPRLVEKLFEAEVPEIYEGIVRIVSVAREPGARSKIAVTSRDADVDPVGACVGMKGSRVQAVVQELRGEKIDIVPFDRDPARYVIAAIQPAEVHKVIVDEADGRMELVVPDEKLSLAIGRKGQNVRLAAQLTNWKLDIISESKFKQMEEEAIHALHQIDGVSESIAKSMYRLGFRALEEVSEASVEELAAIPGLGGADMAERIKAQADTTMERLRQERIRAASTRTEPLSDRERLMFIRGVGERTVGLLEEAGYKTVEDILREDEDRLAIRSGLGIKKARAIRQGARDFVDSEQKVLEAGRADARRAAVAISAKQA, translated from the coding sequence ATGGCAACGATGGGAGCGTCGCCGGCCGGGGACATGAGCCTCGGAACAATCCTCGACCAGGTCGCCAAGGAAAAGGGCATCGATCGGAAAATCCTGGTGGAGACGATCGAGGCTGCAATTTTGAAGGCAGGCCAGAGCGTTTTCGGTCCGACGCGGGAGCTCGAGGCGCGGTTCAACGAGGAAACGGGTCAAGTCGACCTGTTCCAGTACATGACGGTCGTCGAAGAGGTCGTGGAACCCGAACGCGAGATTTCTCTCGCCGATGTCGAGAAGCACAAGCTCGATGCGACGCTTGGCGAGGAGCTTGGTTTCCAGGTCTTTTGGCGACCTGAAGACACGGACAAAGCACGCGAGCAGGACCGCGAGTTCAGCGACATTTTGAAGCTCAAGCAAGGTCGCACGACGTTTGGTCGCATTGCGGCTCAGACGGCCAAGCAAGTGTTGCTTCAGCGCGTGCGAGACGCCGAACGCGACCTCATCTTCAACGAATACAAGGATCGCAAGGGCGAGCTGATTCGCGGCATTGTCCGACGATTCGAGAAGGGCAACAACATCATCGTCGACATTGGCAAGACCGAAGGGATTTTGCCGTTCCGCGAGCAAACGCCGCGTGAGACGTACCGGCCGGGTGATCGCATCGTTGCCTACGTCAAGGACATCGACCGCGAAGCTCGCGGGCCGCAGGTCATTCTTTCGCGTGCCGATCCACGTCTCGTGGAGAAGTTGTTCGAGGCTGAAGTACCCGAGATTTATGAAGGCATCGTGCGCATCGTTTCCGTTGCGCGCGAGCCGGGGGCGCGATCGAAGATCGCGGTCACGTCGCGCGATGCGGATGTCGATCCGGTGGGTGCATGCGTAGGCATGAAAGGTTCGCGTGTGCAGGCCGTCGTGCAGGAGCTTCGTGGCGAGAAGATTGACATCGTGCCGTTCGATCGTGATCCGGCGCGGTACGTCATCGCGGCCATTCAACCGGCCGAGGTGCACAAGGTCATCGTTGATGAAGCCGATGGGCGGATGGAGCTCGTCGTTCCGGACGAGAAGTTGTCGCTCGCGATTGGTCGCAAGGGGCAGAACGTGCGTCTCGCAGCTCAGCTCACGAACTGGAAGCTCGACATCATCAGCGAGTCCAAGTTCAAGCAGATGGAGGAAGAGGCGATTCACGCGCTGCATCAAATTGATGGCGTATCGGAATCGATTGCCAAGTCGATGTATCGTCTTGGATTCCGCGCACTCGAAGAGGTCAGCGAGGCATCTGTCGAGGAGCTTGCGGCAATTCCAGGGCTTGGTGGTGCCGACATGGCTGAACGCATCAAGGCTCAGGCGGACACGACGATGGAGCGGTTGCGTCAGGAGCGCATTCGTGCGGCGAGCACGCGCACCGAGCCGCTCAGTGATCGAGAGCGATTGATGTTCATTCGGGGCGTTGGAGAGCGAACCGTCGGCCTTCTCGAAGAGGCTGGATACAAGACGGTGGAAGACATTTTGCGTGAAGACGAGGATCGGCTTGCGATTCGCAGCGGGCTTGGCATCAAGAAGGCTCGCGCGATTCGTCAGGGAGCGCGGGACTTCGTCGACAGTGAGCAGAAGGTCCTCGAAGCAGGCCGGGCGGATGCTCGGCGTGCTGCGGTGGCGATTTCGGCAAAGCAGGCGTAA
- a CDS encoding ribosome maturation factor RimP: MQQAPNEQSSKAVIDLDRIRTAVGPVLASHGVSLVDLEWGTDHGMWTLRFTIESNEAAASMSSDPAGGVSLEDCADVSRDISSVLDEVDVVAHAYSLEVSSPGLDRKLCSPADFRRFRGKSARVKLARPAPDGQRLLRGELVEAPEDKVAVVVDGKRIEAPYDDVVEARLVFELAPKPKKSKGSVASKSQRAKPKGQNR, from the coding sequence ATGCAGCAAGCTCCGAACGAACAATCCAGCAAGGCCGTCATCGATCTCGACCGTATTCGTACGGCCGTAGGTCCGGTGCTGGCTTCGCATGGCGTGTCGCTCGTGGACCTCGAATGGGGCACCGATCACGGCATGTGGACGCTGCGGTTCACCATCGAGAGCAACGAGGCGGCCGCGTCGATGTCGTCGGATCCGGCAGGAGGGGTATCTCTCGAGGATTGTGCCGACGTGTCGCGAGACATTTCGTCGGTGCTCGACGAGGTGGATGTGGTTGCTCATGCGTACAGCCTCGAGGTGTCCTCGCCTGGGCTTGATCGGAAGCTTTGTTCGCCGGCGGATTTTCGGCGATTTCGTGGTAAGTCGGCGCGCGTCAAGCTCGCGCGGCCCGCTCCGGACGGTCAGCGTCTGTTGCGTGGCGAGCTCGTGGAAGCGCCGGAGGACAAGGTTGCCGTCGTCGTGGACGGCAAGCGGATTGAAGCGCCTTACGACGATGTCGTGGAGGCGCGCCTCGTGTTCGAGCTCGCGCCAAAGCCCAAGAAAAGCAAGGGCTCGGTGGCGAGTAAGAGTCAGCGTGCAAAGCCCAAAGGGCAGAACCGTTAG
- a CDS encoding D-3-phosphoglycerate dehydrogenase, giving the protein MRLLLADKMDARALEELRVLGVEIISRPDLTSATLPSALDGIGILVVRSTEVTAQAIEAGRHLNLIIRAGAGVSNIDVAAASARGIYVATCPGKNAIAVAELAMGMILALDRRVVDATNDLRAGRWEKSKYANARGIFGRRMGIAGLGAVGRELVARARVFGLDVVAWSRSLTQARAQRMDVGYARTLEDLAARSDIFTVHLPLTAQTRGIVSRRVIDALPEGATFINTASSDLVDHEALEDAVVTKGLRVGLDVFPGEPDSLSASYEPRILGRGIVYGTPHIAASTEQAQRAIAMETARIVRAFLTEEDVPNVVNICATSPARYAIVLRMLDKVGVLANTLSVLKRHGINIEEISNTVFDGALATCTKMRVSGRPSDACLKEIAAFDEVLHVDVVSLPNLA; this is encoded by the coding sequence ATGCGCCTTCTGCTCGCTGACAAGATGGACGCTCGTGCGCTCGAGGAGCTTCGAGTGCTGGGTGTCGAGATCATTTCTCGTCCGGATTTGACGAGTGCCACGCTGCCGTCGGCGCTCGATGGCATCGGTATTTTGGTCGTGCGATCGACGGAAGTGACGGCGCAAGCCATCGAAGCTGGGCGTCACTTGAACTTGATCATCCGGGCTGGTGCGGGCGTGAGCAACATCGATGTTGCTGCTGCGAGTGCGCGAGGCATCTACGTGGCGACGTGTCCCGGCAAGAATGCGATTGCGGTGGCCGAGCTGGCGATGGGTATGATCCTCGCGCTCGATCGGCGCGTGGTCGATGCGACGAATGATCTTCGTGCGGGACGTTGGGAGAAGAGCAAGTACGCGAATGCGCGCGGCATTTTTGGCCGGCGCATGGGCATCGCTGGGCTTGGAGCGGTGGGTCGGGAGCTCGTGGCGCGAGCGCGTGTGTTTGGGCTCGATGTCGTGGCCTGGTCACGGTCGCTCACGCAAGCAAGGGCGCAGCGGATGGATGTGGGGTATGCGCGAACGCTCGAGGATCTCGCGGCGCGGAGTGACATTTTCACGGTGCACTTGCCGCTCACGGCGCAGACGCGCGGCATCGTGAGTCGCAGGGTGATCGATGCGCTTCCCGAAGGGGCGACGTTCATCAACACGGCATCGAGTGATCTGGTTGATCACGAAGCGCTCGAAGATGCGGTGGTGACGAAGGGGCTCCGGGTGGGGCTCGATGTATTTCCGGGCGAACCCGATTCGCTTTCTGCTTCGTACGAGCCGCGAATTCTTGGTCGGGGAATCGTTTACGGAACGCCGCACATTGCGGCATCGACCGAGCAGGCGCAGCGAGCGATTGCGATGGAGACGGCGCGCATCGTGCGAGCGTTCTTGACGGAAGAGGACGTGCCGAATGTCGTGAACATTTGTGCGACGTCGCCGGCGCGTTACGCGATTGTTTTGCGCATGCTCGACAAGGTGGGCGTGCTAGCCAATACGCTGAGTGTGTTGAAGCGCCACGGGATCAACATCGAGGAGATCTCGAACACGGTGTTCGACGGGGCGTTGGCGACGTGTACGAAGATGCGGGTCTCGGGGCGGCCGAGCGACGCGTGTTTGAAGGAAATTGCCGCATTCGACGAAGTGCTTCACGTCGATGTCGTGTCGCTGCCGAACCTCGCTTGA